Proteins found in one Mytilus edulis chromosome 2, xbMytEdul2.2, whole genome shotgun sequence genomic segment:
- the LOC139512778 gene encoding ras suppressor protein 1-like isoform X2 codes for MPHNKITVVPDVISELVNLEHLNLFNNHIKELSTSISSLMKLKLLNLGMNKLSVLPRGFGAFPVLEVLDITYNNLNEKSLPGNFFCLNTLRALYMGDNDFENMPEEIGKLKNIQIMVLRDNDLTSLPKEIGEMPRLRELHVQGNRLTVLPPEIGHLDLVGSKQVFRGENNPWVTPIAEQYQLGVSHVFDYIRSDTYRYLYGRHIAADAAPPPKTADKSKKISRST; via the exons ATGCCACACAATAAGATAACAG TGGTACCTGATGTTATATCTGAACTAGTGAACTTGGAGCATTTGAATCTCTTCAATAACCACATCAAG GAATTATCTACATCTATCAGCTCTTTAATGAAGTTAAAATTATTGAATTTAGG aATGAACAAACTATCAGTATTACCAAGGGGTTTTGGTGCATTTCCTGTGTTAGAAGTTTTAGACATAACTTACAATAACCTCAATGAGAAGTCTTTGCCAGGAAATTTCTTTTGCCTTA ATACTCTGAGAGCTCTCTACATGGGGGATAATGACTTTGAAAACATGCCAGAAGAAATTGGAAAATTGAAGAACATTCAAATT ATGGTTTTAAGGGATAATGATCTGACTTCTCTACCAAAAGAGATTGGCGAGATGCCACGATTGAGAGAGTTACATGTCCAGGGAAATAGACTAACAGTTTTGCCACCTGAAATTGGCCATTTAGATCTGGTTGGATCAAAGCAAGTTTTCCGAGGAGAAAACAACCCCTGGGTAACACCAATAGCTGAGCAGTACCAGCTGGGTGTGTCACATGTGTTTGATTACATCAGATCTGATACATACAGATA ttTGTATGGACGACACATAGCAGCTGATGCAGCACCTCCACCAAAAACAGCTGATAAATCAAAGAAAATTAGTCGCTCAACTTAG
- the LOC139512780 gene encoding probable cytosolic iron-sulfur protein assembly protein CIAO1 homolog, whose protein sequence is MAQLKEVCSFDGHSDRAWCVAWNPSGTLLASSGGDKVIRIWGKEGDNWVCKSILSEGHQRTIRAVGWSPCGSYLASASFDATVCIWSRKEGEFECIATLEGHENEVKAVSWSCTGSLLATCSRDKSVWIWEVTEDEDFECASVISSHTQDVKHVTWHPNKEVLASCSYDNTVKLFKEEIDDWSCYSTLESHDSTVWKVCFDKSGSRLASCSDDKTLKIWQEYLPGNTEGVVTTGNNPTWKCVSTLAGIHDRTVYDVDWSHVTGYIATACGDDCIRVFKEEDCSDKNQPSFNMICSVTKAHEQDVNSVCWHPKIPGLLASCSDDGSVKLWQYLEN, encoded by the exons ATGGCTCAACTTAAAGAAGTGTGTAGTTTTGATGGTCACAGTGACAGAGCATGGTGTGTGGCATGGAATCCTTCTGGCACATTACTGGCATCTAGTGGTGGGGATAAAGTTATAAGGATCTGGGGCAAAGAGGGAGACAACTGGGTCTGCAAATCTATTTTATCTGAAGGACATCAGagaacaatacgtgcagttggaTGGTCCCCTTGTGGGAGTTATTTGGCTAGTGCAAGTTTTGATGCTACAGTTTGTATATGGAGCAGAAAAGAAGGAGAGTTTGAATGTATTGCAACATTGGAGGGCCATGAAAATGAAGTAAAGGCTGTATCCTGGTCATGTACTGGTAGTCTCCTTGCAACCTGCAGTAGAGACAAAAGTGTTTGGATTTGGGAAG tAACAGAAGATGAAGATTTTGAATGTGCAAGTGTGATAAGTTCCCATACGCAAGATGTAAAACATGTGACTTGGCATCCAAATAAGGAGGTACTAGCTTCGTGTAGCTATGACAACACAGTCAAACTCTTCAAAGAGGAGATTGATGATTGGTCATGTTACAGTACACTAGAGTCCCATGATTCCACAGTATGGAAAGTGTGTTTTGATAAATCTGGTTCAAGATTAGCATCATGTAGCGatgataaaacattgaaaatttggcaggAATACCTTCCAGGAAATACAGAAGGAGTTGTTACCACTGGTAATAATCCCACTTGGAAATGTGTTAGTACATTAGCTGGAATCCATGATAGAACAGTTTACGATGTTGATTGGAGTCATGTGACTGGTTACATAGCAACAGCTTGTGGAGATGACTGTATTAGGGTTTTCAAAGAGGAGGACTGTTCAGATAAAAATCAGCCGTCTTTTAATATGATATGCTCAGTAACCAAAGCACATGAACAGGATGTTAACTCGGTATGTTGGCACCCTAAGATCCCTGGACTTCTAGCCTCTTGTAGCGATGATGGAAGTGTCAAATTATGGCAATACttagaaaattaa
- the LOC139512778 gene encoding ras suppressor protein 1-like isoform X1, with translation MAAKAKKFIEECKDTKNNELEIVDKGINTLEIPGLYDLKHLTRLTMPHNKITVVPDVISELVNLEHLNLFNNHIKELSTSISSLMKLKLLNLGMNKLSVLPRGFGAFPVLEVLDITYNNLNEKSLPGNFFCLNTLRALYMGDNDFENMPEEIGKLKNIQIMVLRDNDLTSLPKEIGEMPRLRELHVQGNRLTVLPPEIGHLDLVGSKQVFRGENNPWVTPIAEQYQLGVSHVFDYIRSDTYRYLYGRHIAADAAPPPKTADKSKKISRST, from the exons ATGGCAGCAAAAGCAAAGAAGTTTATAGAGGAGTGTAAGGATACCAAAAACAATGAACTGGAAATTGTTGATAAGGGCATCAATACCTTGGAAATTCCAGGATTGT ATGATTTAAAGCATTTAACCAGACTTACAATGCCACACAATAAGATAACAG TGGTACCTGATGTTATATCTGAACTAGTGAACTTGGAGCATTTGAATCTCTTCAATAACCACATCAAG GAATTATCTACATCTATCAGCTCTTTAATGAAGTTAAAATTATTGAATTTAGG aATGAACAAACTATCAGTATTACCAAGGGGTTTTGGTGCATTTCCTGTGTTAGAAGTTTTAGACATAACTTACAATAACCTCAATGAGAAGTCTTTGCCAGGAAATTTCTTTTGCCTTA ATACTCTGAGAGCTCTCTACATGGGGGATAATGACTTTGAAAACATGCCAGAAGAAATTGGAAAATTGAAGAACATTCAAATT ATGGTTTTAAGGGATAATGATCTGACTTCTCTACCAAAAGAGATTGGCGAGATGCCACGATTGAGAGAGTTACATGTCCAGGGAAATAGACTAACAGTTTTGCCACCTGAAATTGGCCATTTAGATCTGGTTGGATCAAAGCAAGTTTTCCGAGGAGAAAACAACCCCTGGGTAACACCAATAGCTGAGCAGTACCAGCTGGGTGTGTCACATGTGTTTGATTACATCAGATCTGATACATACAGATA ttTGTATGGACGACACATAGCAGCTGATGCAGCACCTCCACCAAAAACAGCTGATAAATCAAAGAAAATTAGTCGCTCAACTTAG